The Bacteroidia bacterium genomic interval TTTCCTCCCTTACCTTGTTCGGGGCCTTTATATACATGTGGGAAATATTCTCTGAGAGGAATAGAATATTGGAGGGCAATTCATCCTGCAAACTAAAAGAGTCCACCTCTGCGTTTCCTTTGCTCTGATTCTCAATAAAGCTCTTCATCATACTATCCAGATCAAAACCTTCCGGAAATCCAATTTGAGCTTTGGTATAAGCTTCATAATCATAGGTAGGAAATGGAACCGCATTCTGCTTTTTATTATCAATGGCCTGCTGGATAATTGCATAGGCAGGATCTCTCCCATCAGAACTGATAATTACCTGATCCAATACAACCACTTCTTCTTTCATCTGAAAATTTCTCTCAGTGTTTGAAGTAAGCATGATTTCTTCCTCTATACTCTCATAACCCAAATGTGATATTTTGATCTTATGATTTCCAGCAGGAAGGATTAGACTAAATCGACCTTTTTGACTGAGGGTCCCATAGCGTGTTTCATCTACAGAAATACTGGCATAATCAAGTTTTTTACCTGTTATTTTATCTGAAATGATTCCTGAAAAACGGTAGGTATTTTGCGCCTGAGAAGGGAGGTAGATTGATAGAATAAGGATCAGGCAGAAAAAATGATGAAAGAATTTACCAGATTTTGTAGCTACAGTCATGAATGCTTGAGTGTGTAGATTTCCAAAACTTCCTTTTTTCGCCCTCAATACCAATAATTTAGGAGTAGTGTTTAAAATGTGCGTACGCAAGTTAAATATTTTGTAGTAAGACGAATAGATAAATTGAAATGGTTGCATTTCCCCTCCTTCGTAATTTTGAAAACATGAAATAAAGCTTCCAGAAAGCAATCTGACAACTGACACCTTTATTTTGCAGATTCGATCAAAGAGGAAGAAATAGATTAACTACTCATTTTATTTTTGTGCTGAATCTATCTAAGCCTAGCAAGAATTATCATGAATGAACTTTTTTCACGATTTAGGGAAAAGTGTAATAAGGACCTTCTGATCCTGGCTATACTGAGCGGGACTTTTGCGCTACTTATTTTTTGTATGGATCCTGGCTCAGTTAAAAAGTTAGCGCTAAGCTTTCCCTGGATCATCAATTTGATTCTGAGTATATCCCACTATTATCGACCAATTCCTGATAAGCATATACGCTCAATTAACGTATATACCTGGATTTGCTTTGTCATTTCCATCAGTTTTTACCCGGAGCCATATTTATCAATCATCTGGTCTATTTTTGTCAGCCTCTCTCTCTTTCTGATAGATTCAAAGAAACTAAGGAAAATAACTGCTATTCTCTTTCTTCCTTTAGCTCTCTACAATTTATTGTATTTCGTTTTTTATGATCCAAGTCAACATATTATTGGTAAAGGCCCTCGTGAGATAATTACCTTATTATATGGCATAGCTCTCCTCTCCTATTTTTCCTGGAAGTTTTTCAAAGAGGTTTTTCACATCCTTCAGGAAAGAGAGGCGCAATTCAAATTATTCAGAAGCATCCTTGACAATATCCCCGCCGATATTGTAGCTATGAATAAAGACAAGCAACATTTATTTGTAAACAAAACTGCAGTAAAAAGTCCGGAAGTTCGGGAATTCATGCTGGGAAAAACGGTATTTGAATATTGTGAAGAACGGAATAAGCCTATTGAATTAGCAATTGAACGAGACGCATCTTTGAATCATGTGCTGGAGAGTGGAGAAGATATTGAATGGGAAGAAGATTTTAATACCCCTCGCGGAGAGATCTCTTATATAAGGAGGATTAGTCCGGTAAAAGATGAAAAAGAGGATATTGAGTTATTGATCGCTTATGGTTTCGAAATTACAGAGCGGAAGAAAGCGGAAGCCAGGCTTAAAAAAAGTGAAGAGGTTCAATCAGCTATCAATTACTTTGCGAAATCTCTCTTTGGACAAAATACAGAGGAAGACATAGTTTGGGATATAGCTGAAAACTGTATCCATTATCTGGGTTTTGAAGATTGCGTCATTTACCTCCTGGATGAAAAGAAAGAATTCCTCTTACAAAAAGCGGCTTATGGGGCTAAAGGAAAAGCTGGTAGACAAATTCTCAATGAAATGAAAATCCCTTTGGGAAAGGGAATTGTTGGCTCTGTAGCTCAAAAGGGGAAAGCCGAAATCGTTGTTGATACTTCTGAAGATAAAAGATATATCCTGGATGATGAATTAAGGTTGTCTGAAATAGCTGTTCCCATTATTGGACCAGAGGGAGTCTTGGGAGTTATCGATTCAGAACATTCTTCCCGGGGATTTTATAGCCAGGGGCATTTGGAAATTCTGGAAGTGATCGCTTCCCTTTGTGCAAATAAACTCATAAAAGCTCGAGCAGACAGATTATTGCTGGAATCTAAGGAGAAAGCAGTAGAAGCCACCCGTGCAAAGTCTACCTTCCTCTCTACGATGAGTCATGAGATTAGAACCCCTATGAATGCAGTAATAGGGATTTCTCATTTGCTCCTGGAAGATCAACCCAAAGCGAGTCAAATTCCAAGCCTTAAGGCCCTGGAGTTTTCCTCCCGCCACCTACTTTCCCTTATCAATGATATTCTCGATTACTCTAAAATCGAGGCAGGAAAGCTCAGTTTTGAAAAGGAGTCATTTGATCTCAATGATTTGATGAGCAATGTTCACAAAACTTTTTCATTTAAAGCAAAAGATAAAGGAATAGAGTTAAGCAATAGTACTCCCTTAGTAGCAAATTATAAAATCAAGGGAGATTGGGTGCGTTTGAATCAGATTCTTTCCAATCTGGTAGGCAATGCATTAAAGTTTACGGACCAGGGTAAAGTTGATTTCGGCTTTGAAATAGAAAAAGCGACTGGAAATCAAACAGCATTAATCTTTTATGTTGCCGATACGGGTATTGGAATTCCTGCAGATAAGCTTGAAAACATCTTTGAACAATTTACCCAGGCATCCAGCCAAACTACCCGAGAATACGGAGGTACAGGTTTAGGTCTTGCTATTTGTAAAAAGCTAGTTGAATTACAAGGGGGAGAAATTGGGGTAGAAAGCGAGTCGGGAAAAGGAACCCGTTTTTGGTTTCGTTTATCATTTGAACAGGGAGGAAAACTGGATCAGCTAAAAAGAGGTCCTGGTGTTTTCAGTTGGAGTAAAGGTTCTCTCAAAGGTATGAAAGTACTACTGGTTGAAGACAATCGAGTGAATGTGATG includes:
- a CDS encoding ATP-binding protein, with translation MNELFSRFREKCNKDLLILAILSGTFALLIFCMDPGSVKKLALSFPWIINLILSISHYYRPIPDKHIRSINVYTWICFVISISFYPEPYLSIIWSIFVSLSLFLIDSKKLRKITAILFLPLALYNLLYFVFYDPSQHIIGKGPREIITLLYGIALLSYFSWKFFKEVFHILQEREAQFKLFRSILDNIPADIVAMNKDKQHLFVNKTAVKSPEVREFMLGKTVFEYCEERNKPIELAIERDASLNHVLESGEDIEWEEDFNTPRGEISYIRRISPVKDEKEDIELLIAYGFEITERKKAEARLKKSEEVQSAINYFAKSLFGQNTEEDIVWDIAENCIHYLGFEDCVIYLLDEKKEFLLQKAAYGAKGKAGRQILNEMKIPLGKGIVGSVAQKGKAEIVVDTSEDKRYILDDELRLSEIAVPIIGPEGVLGVIDSEHSSRGFYSQGHLEILEVIASLCANKLIKARADRLLLESKEKAVEATRAKSTFLSTMSHEIRTPMNAVIGISHLLLEDQPKASQIPSLKALEFSSRHLLSLINDILDYSKIEAGKLSFEKESFDLNDLMSNVHKTFSFKAKDKGIELSNSTPLVANYKIKGDWVRLNQILSNLVGNALKFTDQGKVDFGFEIEKATGNQTALIFYVADTGIGIPADKLENIFEQFTQASSQTTREYGGTGLGLAICKKLVELQGGEIGVESESGKGTRFWFRLSFEQGGKLDQLKRGPGVFSWSKGSLKGMKVLLVEDNRVNVMVGKKYLKKWDIEADVAENGQIALEMVSTNSYDLILMDLNMPVMDGLTATEYIRKKEGNYFNQLPIIALTADVSENVKEKILQSGMNDYLTKPFDPEDLFKSLSAYYPGIIDNRISI